The Rhea pennata isolate bPtePen1 chromosome 9, bPtePen1.pri, whole genome shotgun sequence genome has a segment encoding these proteins:
- the DAW1 gene encoding dynein assembly factor with WD repeat domains 1, with the protein MRLRRLLLRYYPPGIILEYVQDSELKTKSIDLLDLSPDTDVMALVEEIQKGEPLITASCKEQVIHLVRRLQEKLGEQEDHKFYLFKVLRAHILPLTNVAFNKSGSRFITGSYDRTCKVWDTVSGEELRTLEGHRNVVYAIAFNNPYGDKIATGSFDKTCKLWSTETGKCYHTFRGHTAEIVCLSFNLQSTLVATGSMDTTAKLWDIEKGEEAVTLSGHSAEIIALSFNTTGDRIITGSFDHTVAVWDVGTGRKLHTLIGHRGEISSAQFNWDCSLIVTGSMDKTCMLWNAMTGTHVATLTGHSDEILDACFDYAGQRIATASADGSGRVYHAETKMCIAKIEGHGGEISKICFNPKGNRILTASSDKTARLWDAATGQCIQILEGHNDEIFSCAFNYKGNIIITGSKDNTCRIWR; encoded by the exons ATGCGGCtgaggcggctgctgctgcgctATTACCCGCCGg gaattatcCTGGAATATGTACAAGATAGTGAACTGAAGACCAAATCTATAGATCTACTTGATCTTAGCCCTGA CACAGATGTCATGGCTTTAgtagaagaaattcagaaaggagAACCTCTCATCACAGCTTCATGCAAGGAACAGGTCATACATTTAGTACGAAGACTGCAAGAGAAGCTTGGAGAACAAGAGGATCACAAGTTCTATCTTTTTAAG GTACTTAGGGCACATATATTACCACTGACTAATGTAGCATTTAACAAATCTGGTTCACG cTTTATCACTGGAAGCTATGACAGAACCTGCAAAGTATGGGATACTGTATCAGGAGAAGAGTTACGTACACTGGAAGGACATAGAAATGTTGTCTATGCAATAGCTTTCAACAATCCCTATgg TGACAAGATTGCCACAGGATCTTTTGATAAAACCTGCAAACTGTGGAgtacagaaacaggaaaatgttaTCATACTTTCAGAGGACATACTGCAGAAATA GTATGTCTATCCTTTAATCTTCAAAGCACCTTAGTGGCAACTGGAAGCATGGATACTACAGCCAAGCTATGGGAtatagagaaaggagaagaagcaGTCACTTTAAGC GGGCACTCTGCAGAAATTATTGCGTTGTCTTTTAACACCACAGGAGACAGGATTATCACTGGCTCCTTTGATCATACAGTTGCAGTGTGGGACGTTGGCACTGGCAG gAAGTTACATACTTTAATAGGTCACCGGGGAGAGATCAGCAGTGCACAGTTCAACTGGGACTGCTCTCTCATTGTTACTGGATCAATGGACAAAACGTGCATG CTGTGGAATGCTATGACTGGGACACATGTAGCAACTTTAACAGGTCACAGTGATGAAATATTGGATGCCTGTTTTGATTATGCTGGCCAGCGTATTGCAACTGCCTCTGCTGATG GATCAGGAAGAGTTTATcatgcagaaacaaaaatgtgcaTTGCAAAGATAGAAGGCCATGGAGGTGAAATTTCAAAG atatgtttCAACCCTAAAGGCAACCGTATACTAACAGCCAGCTCTGATAAAACTGCTCGACTCTGGGATGCTGCTACTGGACAGTGCATTCAGATATTAGAGGGTCACAATGATGAAATATTCTCCTGTGCTTTCAATTACAAGGGCAATATAATCATTACAG GGAGCAAGGATAACACCTGTAGAATATGGCGTTGA